From a region of the Geothrix sp. 21YS21S-2 genome:
- a CDS encoding RpiB/LacA/LacB family sugar-phosphate isomerase, with protein sequence MKIGFASDHAGYDLKERLKAWALAQGHEAVDFGTYGHASVDYPDFAHRAAEGMDSWERLVLVCGSGIGISISANRHRGLRCALVTSPEHARLARMHNDANAIAFGQRLTDPLQAEYYLKTFLETPFEGGRHEFRVKKIEPGA encoded by the coding sequence ATGAAAATCGGCTTTGCTAGCGATCATGCAGGTTATGACCTCAAGGAGCGCCTGAAGGCGTGGGCCTTGGCCCAGGGACACGAGGCGGTGGACTTTGGAACCTATGGCCATGCCTCTGTGGATTATCCGGATTTCGCGCACCGGGCTGCGGAAGGTATGGACTCGTGGGAACGCCTTGTGCTGGTCTGCGGGTCCGGCATCGGCATCAGCATTTCAGCCAATCGCCACAGGGGCCTCCGTTGCGCCCTGGTGACTTCACCCGAGCACGCCAGGCTGGCCAGGATGCACAATGACGCAAACGCCATCGCTTTCGGCCAGCGGCTGACGGATCCGCTTCAAGCTGAATACTACCTCAAAACCTTCCTGGAAACCCCCTTTGAAGGGGGCAGGCACGAATTTAGGGTGAAAAAGATCGAACCGGGAGCCTAG
- the rph gene encoding ribonuclease PH, translated as MRMPEESRPLTLETGVQLHAEGSCLVRLGNTHVLCSASLEDRVPDWMRGRGKGWITSEYGMLPRATHTRSAREAAKGRQQGRTVEIQRLIGRSLRQAVDLTALGEVQLTLDCDVVNADGGTRCASITGAWVALALALKARGLEKALIHQVAAVSVGILEGCPGLRQGLILDLEYEEDHRAAVDCNLVASRPTGAGSELAVVEFQSTGEGRSFSRLEATSLLDLGLTGCAALMEAQRKAVALG; from the coding sequence ATGAGAATGCCAGAAGAATCAAGGCCTTTGACGCTCGAGACGGGCGTCCAGCTCCATGCGGAGGGTTCCTGCCTGGTCCGCCTGGGGAACACGCACGTGCTCTGCTCGGCCAGCCTCGAGGACCGCGTGCCGGACTGGATGCGGGGCAGGGGCAAGGGCTGGATCACCTCCGAGTACGGGATGCTGCCCCGGGCCACCCACACGCGCTCGGCGCGGGAGGCGGCCAAGGGGAGGCAGCAGGGCCGGACCGTGGAGATCCAGCGCCTCATCGGCCGGAGCCTGCGCCAGGCGGTGGATCTCACGGCCCTGGGAGAGGTGCAGCTGACCCTGGACTGCGACGTGGTCAACGCCGACGGCGGGACGCGCTGCGCCTCCATCACCGGCGCCTGGGTCGCCCTGGCCCTGGCACTCAAGGCCCGGGGCCTGGAAAAGGCGCTGATCCATCAGGTGGCGGCCGTCAGCGTTGGTATCCTGGAAGGGTGCCCCGGCCTGCGCCAGGGGCTCATCCTGGACCTGGAATACGAGGAGGACCACCGTGCCGCGGTGGATTGCAACCTGGTTGCCTCGCGCCCCACGGGCGCCGGGAGCGAACTCGCCGTGGTGGAGTTCCAGTCCACCGGGGAGGGCCGCAGCTTCAGCAGGCTCGAGGCCACGTCCCTCCTGGACCTGGGGCTGACGGGATGCGCCGCGCTCATGGAGGCCCAGCGCAAGGCCGTCGCCCTGGGATGA
- a CDS encoding patatin-like phospholipase family protein, whose product MRLGAAFLAPALAFAQGAFEVKVVPPDMVFTFSPKVELPGRPRVALVLSGGGARGVAHIGVVERMEEVGMPVDSITGTSAGALMGALMAGGFSGREIEELFTRVDFNRSFLDPLGRTLGRTLQEDEAENGTLMSFRLEEGAPSFALALREGVEIRKTLEGLMTRADYFSGGDYDRLKHPLRVVATNLETGRGKVFERGDLVEVLRASMAVPGAFRPVVIDGQPYVDGALVENLPVFTARGIFHPDVVLAVDVSMPFQKASVTNFFSLAARSLDLVVERRQWESRAAATVLVRPELKTTDFLEYGSQLPAMIQAGRTAFDAGLPALKQAMLGLEGDRDRLPVSAVAVNTIRPLEPAASAMLARVLPPGLPVHRQDVLVALQQLLLHGWARDATARVDGEVLRIDVTPFSRIRSISVQGSPRLVRVLEHPARAQFTVGEPFNPEAFGTFLSGFVHHLVTAGTPLVDVRGSGFDETSGELLVVVHEPAIREVLVRGARADFESRYLQRLLAHAKGDIVHTTRLRNDIDLAERRLHLSELRAQIRPAAGTPDADLELTPVHHKAMAMDLSLGYETSLGAAAGLTYRTENFGGFGVEGELSGARNRLQQMASLALQGPVFLSFPGFAMEFWASTFRQRLERAPDYPSAELAPGAVGAVVATQDLGVGGSVRYGNMGTGKVGLATTWREATRDWAGSRVLRHQRTLELSTEWDNFDRHTFPREGLLLRGRYGLGECLPDQLPASTFRFGYIRARGLTTFGSARASANLGLDLDLEWGYGRNLPLDRFWNLGGTSFLVGSQALGLQAPGFGVARLGVPLRMAGPFGLSFQVVPRVDYAVASGGAQDLFRDRRLLGTGAVVRTIFARFYVELSYGFMRQYRPGPGWGASSGSFNALIGTQPFDIWKR is encoded by the coding sequence ATGAGGCTCGGAGCGGCGTTCCTGGCGCCCGCCCTGGCCTTCGCCCAGGGGGCGTTCGAGGTCAAGGTCGTTCCGCCCGACATGGTCTTCACCTTCTCGCCGAAGGTGGAGCTCCCGGGGCGCCCGCGCGTGGCCCTGGTGCTGAGCGGGGGCGGCGCCCGGGGCGTGGCCCACATCGGCGTGGTCGAGCGCATGGAGGAAGTGGGCATGCCCGTGGACAGCATCACGGGCACCAGCGCCGGGGCCCTCATGGGCGCGCTGATGGCGGGGGGCTTCTCGGGGCGGGAGATCGAGGAGCTCTTCACCCGGGTGGACTTCAACCGGTCCTTCCTGGACCCGCTGGGGCGCACCCTGGGCCGGACCCTCCAGGAGGACGAGGCCGAGAACGGCACCCTCATGTCGTTCCGCCTGGAGGAGGGGGCGCCGTCCTTCGCCCTGGCGCTGCGGGAGGGCGTCGAGATCCGAAAGACGCTGGAAGGGCTCATGACCCGCGCGGACTACTTCTCCGGAGGGGACTACGACCGCCTCAAGCACCCCCTGCGCGTCGTGGCCACGAACCTGGAGACGGGCCGGGGGAAGGTGTTCGAGCGGGGCGACCTGGTGGAGGTCCTGCGGGCCTCCATGGCCGTGCCCGGGGCCTTCCGTCCCGTGGTGATCGACGGGCAGCCTTACGTGGACGGGGCCCTGGTGGAGAACCTGCCGGTCTTCACGGCCCGGGGGATCTTCCACCCCGACGTCGTGCTCGCGGTGGACGTGAGCATGCCCTTCCAGAAGGCCTCGGTGACGAACTTCTTCTCCCTGGCCGCGCGCAGCCTCGACCTGGTGGTCGAACGCCGGCAGTGGGAGAGCCGCGCGGCCGCGACGGTGCTCGTGCGGCCCGAGCTGAAGACCACGGACTTCCTGGAGTACGGGAGCCAGCTGCCCGCCATGATCCAGGCCGGCCGGACCGCCTTCGACGCCGGCCTGCCGGCCCTGAAGCAGGCGATGCTGGGGCTCGAGGGGGACCGGGACCGGTTGCCTGTGTCGGCGGTGGCCGTCAACACCATCCGCCCCCTGGAACCCGCCGCCTCGGCCATGCTGGCCCGGGTCCTGCCGCCCGGACTGCCCGTGCACCGCCAGGATGTGCTGGTGGCCCTGCAGCAGCTGCTGCTCCACGGCTGGGCCAGGGACGCCACGGCCCGGGTGGACGGCGAGGTCCTGCGCATCGACGTGACGCCCTTCAGCCGCATCCGCTCGATCTCGGTCCAGGGCAGCCCCCGCCTCGTGCGGGTCCTGGAACATCCGGCCCGGGCCCAGTTCACCGTCGGCGAACCCTTCAATCCCGAGGCCTTCGGCACCTTCCTCAGCGGCTTCGTGCACCACCTGGTCACCGCCGGCACGCCGCTGGTGGACGTGCGGGGTTCCGGATTCGACGAGACGAGCGGGGAGCTGCTCGTGGTGGTCCACGAGCCCGCCATCCGGGAGGTCCTGGTCCGCGGGGCGCGGGCCGACTTCGAGTCCCGGTACCTCCAGCGCCTCCTGGCCCACGCCAAGGGCGACATCGTCCACACCACGCGGCTGCGCAACGACATCGACCTGGCCGAGCGCAGGCTCCACCTGTCCGAGCTGCGCGCCCAGATCCGGCCCGCCGCGGGAACGCCCGACGCCGACCTGGAGCTGACCCCCGTCCACCACAAGGCCATGGCGATGGACCTGAGCCTGGGCTACGAAACCAGCCTGGGCGCGGCCGCGGGCCTCACCTACCGCACGGAGAACTTCGGGGGGTTCGGCGTGGAAGGGGAGCTTTCCGGCGCGCGCAACCGGCTCCAGCAGATGGCCTCCCTCGCCCTGCAGGGCCCGGTATTCCTGTCGTTCCCCGGGTTCGCAATGGAGTTCTGGGCCTCCACCTTCCGCCAGCGCCTCGAGCGGGCCCCGGACTACCCTTCCGCCGAACTGGCCCCGGGCGCCGTGGGCGCCGTGGTCGCCACCCAGGACCTGGGCGTGGGCGGCTCCGTGCGCTACGGCAACATGGGCACGGGCAAGGTGGGACTGGCCACCACCTGGCGGGAGGCGACCCGCGACTGGGCAGGGTCCCGGGTCCTGCGGCACCAGCGCACCCTGGAGCTCTCCACGGAATGGGACAATTTCGACCGGCACACCTTCCCCCGGGAGGGACTGCTGCTGCGGGGCCGCTACGGCCTGGGGGAATGCCTCCCCGACCAGCTGCCCGCGAGCACCTTCCGCTTCGGCTACATTCGCGCACGCGGCCTCACCACCTTCGGCTCCGCCCGCGCCAGCGCCAACCTGGGGCTGGACCTGGACCTGGAGTGGGGCTACGGCCGCAACCTGCCCCTGGACCGGTTCTGGAACCTGGGCGGGACGTCCTTCCTGGTGGGCTCCCAGGCCCTCGGCCTCCAGGCGCCGGGCTTCGGCGTGGCGCGGCTCGGAGTGCCCCTTCGCATGGCGGGGCCCTTCGGGCTCTCCTTCCAGGTGGTGCCCAGGGTGGACTACGCGGTGGCCTCGGGCGGCGCGCAGGACCTGTTCCGGGACCGTCGCCTCCTGGGCACCGGGGCGGTGGTGCGCACCATCTTCGCGCGGTTCTACGTCGAGCTGAGCTACGGGTTCATGCGCCAGTACCGGCCGGGGCCGGGGTGGGGGGCCTCCTCGGGCTCCTTCAACGCCCTCATCGGAACCCAGCCCTTCGACATCTGGAAGCGGTGA
- a CDS encoding APC family permease — MADFRRLLLGRRLASDETHHNRISNPIALAVFSSDALSSVAYATQEIMASLSTAMGHGGAVIAGAAAAAVFGLSVPVAMGITTLLIILAFSYRQTILEYPGGGGAYIVAKDNLGEMAAQTAGASLLVDYILTVAVSVSSGIAAITAAIPALQGYNVSLTLLAIGFIATANLRGVKESGTLFSIPTYGFLLAILGLLAIGTVRWVFGPALAPAHVEAAAHQAPRLAGLAFLWVFMRAYSAGCTALTGVEAISNGVPVFRDPPGQNAAKTMIWMVFLLGTMFMGITLLSHHYGVVYRHSADPTLVQETLLSNLSRQVLGTGGVLVSLPAKIYYYVVQGFTFAILVVAANTAYADFPRLAALQAKDGFLPNQFTSMGDRLVFSNGILILSVLAGGLVVLFHANTDVLLPLYALGVFLGFTISQTGMVVHWYRKRGRHWQSKIAVNGVGACAAGIVMLDIAVTKFTGGAWIVTVLVPLLVMTFFNIHRHYIRVKSTLAASRTDAFLPSKHHAIVLVSGLHAGTVQALSYARLISGDRVEALTVDLGSDGFHESPAIQKLRADWAYYGMGVPLRSVPSPYRKVVEPILEEVKRFKLAEPEVCLTMILPEYVTSKWWQRLLHNQMAFRIKASLMLIPGVIVTSVRMHLPE, encoded by the coding sequence ATGGCTGATTTTCGACGTCTCCTCCTCGGCCGCCGACTGGCAAGCGACGAGACCCACCACAACAGGATCAGCAACCCGATCGCCCTCGCGGTGTTCTCCTCCGACGCGCTGTCCTCGGTGGCGTACGCCACGCAGGAGATCATGGCCTCCCTCTCCACCGCCATGGGCCACGGCGGCGCCGTGATCGCCGGCGCCGCGGCGGCGGCCGTGTTCGGGCTGTCGGTGCCCGTGGCCATGGGCATCACGACCCTGCTCATCATCCTGGCCTTCAGCTACCGCCAGACGATCCTCGAATATCCGGGCGGCGGCGGGGCGTACATCGTAGCCAAGGACAACCTGGGCGAGATGGCCGCGCAGACCGCGGGCGCATCCCTGCTGGTGGACTACATCCTCACGGTGGCCGTGTCCGTCTCCTCCGGCATCGCCGCCATCACGGCCGCGATTCCGGCCCTCCAGGGGTACAACGTCTCCCTGACGCTCCTGGCCATCGGGTTCATCGCGACGGCCAACCTCCGGGGCGTGAAGGAGAGCGGCACGCTGTTCTCCATCCCCACCTACGGGTTCCTCCTCGCGATCCTGGGGCTGCTGGCCATCGGCACCGTGCGCTGGGTCTTCGGCCCCGCACTCGCTCCGGCGCATGTGGAGGCCGCCGCACACCAGGCGCCGCGGCTGGCCGGGCTGGCCTTCCTTTGGGTCTTCATGCGCGCCTACTCCGCGGGCTGCACCGCCCTCACCGGCGTCGAGGCCATCTCCAACGGCGTGCCGGTGTTCCGGGACCCGCCCGGCCAGAACGCCGCCAAGACCATGATCTGGATGGTCTTCCTGCTGGGAACGATGTTCATGGGCATCACGCTCCTCAGCCACCACTACGGCGTGGTCTACCGCCACAGCGCGGACCCCACGCTCGTGCAGGAGACGCTGCTCTCCAACCTCTCGCGGCAGGTGCTGGGCACCGGCGGGGTCCTGGTGTCGCTGCCTGCGAAGATCTACTACTACGTCGTCCAGGGCTTCACCTTCGCCATCCTCGTGGTGGCGGCCAACACCGCCTACGCCGACTTCCCGCGCCTGGCCGCGCTCCAGGCCAAGGACGGCTTCCTGCCCAACCAGTTCACGAGCATGGGCGACAGGCTCGTGTTCTCCAACGGCATCCTCATCCTCTCGGTGCTGGCGGGGGGGCTGGTGGTGCTGTTCCACGCCAACACCGACGTGCTCCTGCCGCTGTACGCCCTGGGGGTCTTCCTGGGTTTCACCATCAGCCAGACCGGCATGGTGGTGCACTGGTACCGCAAGCGCGGCCGCCACTGGCAGTCCAAGATCGCGGTGAACGGCGTGGGCGCCTGCGCCGCGGGCATCGTGATGCTCGACATCGCGGTCACCAAGTTCACGGGCGGCGCCTGGATCGTCACCGTCCTTGTGCCGCTGCTGGTCATGACCTTCTTCAACATCCACCGCCACTACATCCGGGTGAAGTCGACCCTGGCCGCGAGCCGCACCGACGCCTTCCTGCCCTCCAAGCACCACGCCATCGTGCTGGTGTCCGGGCTGCACGCGGGGACGGTGCAGGCGCTCTCCTACGCCCGCCTCATCTCCGGTGACCGCGTGGAGGCCCTCACCGTGGACCTGGGCTCCGACGGGTTCCACGAGAGCCCCGCCATCCAGAAGCTGCGCGCGGACTGGGCGTACTACGGCATGGGTGTGCCTCTGCGCAGCGTGCCCAGCCCCTACCGCAAGGTGGTTGAGCCGATCCTGGAGGAGGTCAAGCGCTTCAAGCTCGCCGAACCCGAGGTGTGCCTGACCATGATCCTGCCGGAGTACGTCACGTCCAAGTGGTGGCAGCGGCTCCTTCACAACCAGATGGCCTTCCGGATCAAGGCCTCGCTGATGCTGATCCCCGGGGTGATCGTGACGTCGGTTCGGATGCACCTGCCTGAGTAG
- a CDS encoding FHA domain-containing protein produces MIVICPSCASRFQYGEERFLGAPSKRFRCPKCGETFEVMNPARVPEPPPAQPTPRPLPPAQPEPPPKATETSRRRGRDAMLDLTSLRNDGMPSGLRFTLAFLTGPFASTVRVLESPLTIIGREEGDVVINDPEISRRHARIEIHPDGTVWLSDLDSTNGTFVGSAPIAGPTKLADRQEFSCGRSTFMLLIRDTNIIGMD; encoded by the coding sequence ATGATCGTCATCTGTCCATCCTGTGCATCCCGGTTCCAGTACGGGGAAGAGCGCTTCCTGGGGGCGCCGTCCAAGCGCTTCCGGTGTCCGAAGTGCGGCGAGACGTTCGAGGTCATGAATCCGGCCCGGGTCCCCGAGCCCCCGCCGGCCCAGCCCACGCCCCGGCCCCTGCCGCCGGCCCAGCCCGAGCCCCCCCCGAAGGCCACCGAGACCAGCCGGCGCAGGGGCCGCGACGCCATGCTCGACCTCACGAGCCTCCGGAACGACGGCATGCCTTCCGGACTCCGGTTCACCCTGGCCTTCCTCACCGGCCCCTTCGCCTCCACCGTGCGGGTGCTGGAATCCCCCCTGACCATCATCGGCAGGGAGGAGGGGGACGTGGTGATCAACGATCCCGAGATCTCCAGGCGCCACGCGCGCATCGAGATCCACCCGGACGGCACCGTCTGGCTCAGCGACCTGGATTCCACCAACGGCACCTTCGTGGGCAGCGCGCCCATCGCAGGCCCCACCAAGCTTGCCGACCGCCAGGAGTTCTCCTGCGGAAGGAGCACCTTCATGCTGCTCATCCGGGACACCAACATCATCGGAATGGACTGA
- a CDS encoding outer membrane lipoprotein carrier protein LolA, with translation MGGFLRKAAFAALTLIPLAAQPTVQEVVSRFDAAQAKVATLQAPFSLTIRRAMLKTPTVTRGTLYLQESDFVHFSFSPPEDLVLHLTPKALISYSPAEGAAEQLKIGIIKNANRKFLGLGQRLSYLSDYFKISVGDGKGVAGSILLTLEPRSYSVKKRMQVLLIWVDKDTYLPRQLNWVERGGDSWLLELGPLTTNQPLPAGVTGFKLPPGIPIKDEFSFFATRRK, from the coding sequence ATGGGCGGGTTCCTCCGCAAGGCCGCCTTCGCAGCGCTGACCCTGATCCCCCTCGCCGCCCAGCCCACGGTCCAGGAGGTGGTGTCCCGGTTCGACGCCGCCCAGGCCAAGGTCGCCACGCTCCAGGCCCCCTTCAGCCTCACGATCCGCAGGGCCATGCTCAAGACCCCCACCGTCACCCGGGGCACCCTCTACCTCCAGGAATCGGACTTCGTCCACTTCAGCTTCTCCCCGCCCGAGGACCTGGTCCTGCACCTGACGCCCAAGGCCCTGATCTCGTACAGCCCGGCCGAAGGCGCCGCCGAACAGCTGAAGATCGGGATCATCAAGAACGCCAACCGCAAGTTCCTGGGACTGGGGCAGAGGCTCTCCTACCTTTCGGACTACTTCAAGATCTCCGTCGGGGACGGCAAGGGCGTGGCGGGCTCCATCCTGCTCACCCTCGAGCCCCGGAGCTACTCGGTCAAGAAGCGGATGCAGGTGCTGCTCATATGGGTCGACAAGGACACCTACCTGCCCCGCCAGCTGAACTGGGTGGAGCGGGGGGGGGATTCCTGGCTCCTGGAGCTGGGGCCCCTGACCACGAACCAGCCCCTTCCAGCCGGCGTCACGGGCTTCAAACTGCCCCCCGGGATCCCCATCAAGGATGAGTTCAGCTTTTTTGCCACAAGAAGGAAGTAG
- a CDS encoding MBL fold metallo-hydrolase: MRYASLASGSKGNCHAFSQGQATLLVDAGISLKQIRLRLAEVGLDPAQVRGVAISHEHSDHIAAIPVLLRKTDWDILATPDTLARIQAIQGIEIPRSRWIPLRAGEASDWNGLTILPFTTPHDAADSVAYRIEAGGLCAAVVTDLGHPTALVEDHCRSLDLLVLEANHDVQMLREGGYPPALKARILSRVGHLSNEAMGELLGRVLSGRLRTVVLAHLSEQNNDPELARFTAEGILRGTATALHVASQASPLLVADPEN; encoded by the coding sequence ATGCGCTACGCCTCGCTCGCCTCGGGATCCAAGGGGAACTGCCACGCCTTTTCGCAGGGCCAGGCGACGCTCCTGGTGGACGCGGGGATCTCCCTCAAGCAGATCCGGCTGCGCCTGGCGGAGGTCGGCTTGGACCCGGCGCAGGTGCGCGGGGTCGCCATCAGCCACGAGCACTCGGACCACATCGCGGCCATCCCCGTCCTGCTGCGGAAAACGGACTGGGACATCCTCGCCACCCCCGACACCCTCGCGCGCATCCAGGCCATCCAGGGCATCGAGATCCCCCGCTCCCGCTGGATCCCGCTCCGGGCGGGCGAGGCCTCGGACTGGAACGGCCTGACCATCCTGCCCTTCACCACCCCCCACGACGCCGCCGACTCCGTGGCCTACCGCATCGAGGCCGGGGGCCTCTGCGCCGCCGTGGTCACGGACCTGGGCCACCCCACGGCCCTGGTGGAGGACCACTGCAGGAGTCTCGACCTCCTGGTGCTGGAGGCCAACCACGACGTGCAGATGCTGCGGGAGGGCGGCTATCCCCCGGCCCTCAAGGCCCGGATCCTGAGCCGGGTCGGGCATCTCAGCAACGAGGCCATGGGCGAGCTCCTGGGCCGGGTGCTGTCCGGGCGGCTGCGCACCGTGGTCCTGGCCCACCTCAGCGAGCAGAACAACGATCCCGAACTGGCCCGGTTCACCGCCGAGGGGATCCTGCGGGGCACCGCCACGGCCCTGCATGTCGCGAGCCAGGCGTCGCCTCTCCTTGTTGCGGACCCTGAAAATTGA
- a CDS encoding MurR/RpiR family transcriptional regulator: MTNPAPDTPIQSRLAEAYRDLPEAMRRIADVLMSDHLLGALWGIESMAQRANVSVGTVVRFAKRLDYKGFSEFRDALRAACHERSGDAEIELLEAPTDIYGALAEVARRDGENLNRLIQMVDHTTLETAVAMITQARHRVILGRGVSHVMSLIMAFYLTQAGLPCIAAIPSDFSNQVANLDERDLMMVLSFAPYSRETVDSAIFAKASGVPVLAFSDRADSPLAPYADILIPVPSEDLLFSCSVTTFSALAHAFAIVAASQDQSGTLHRLKAADKVAQPLFVDHWLPMRPGGLRVERKG, translated from the coding sequence ATGACGAATCCCGCACCCGATACCCCAATCCAGTCGCGCCTCGCAGAAGCCTACCGGGACCTCCCCGAGGCGATGCGTCGGATCGCGGACGTCCTCATGTCCGACCACCTCCTCGGGGCCCTCTGGGGCATCGAGTCCATGGCCCAGCGCGCCAACGTGAGCGTGGGCACCGTTGTCCGCTTCGCCAAGCGCCTGGACTACAAGGGCTTCAGCGAATTCCGGGACGCCCTCAGGGCGGCCTGCCACGAGCGGAGCGGGGATGCGGAGATCGAGCTGCTGGAGGCCCCCACCGACATCTACGGGGCCCTGGCCGAAGTGGCCCGGCGGGATGGTGAGAACCTCAACCGTCTCATCCAGATGGTCGACCACACCACGCTGGAGACGGCCGTGGCGATGATCACCCAGGCCCGGCACCGCGTGATCCTGGGCCGGGGCGTCTCCCACGTCATGAGCCTGATCATGGCCTTCTACCTCACCCAGGCCGGCCTGCCCTGCATCGCCGCCATTCCCTCGGACTTCTCGAACCAGGTGGCCAACCTGGACGAACGGGATCTCATGATGGTCCTCAGCTTCGCGCCCTACAGCCGGGAGACCGTGGACTCCGCCATCTTCGCCAAGGCCTCGGGCGTGCCCGTCCTGGCCTTCTCCGACCGCGCCGATTCCCCCCTGGCCCCCTACGCCGACATCCTGATCCCGGTGCCCAGCGAGGACCTCCTGTTCAGCTGCAGCGTCACCACCTTCTCGGCCCTTGCCCACGCCTTCGCCATCGTGGCCGCCAGCCAGGACCAGTCGGGCACCCTGCACCGCCTGAAGGCCGCGGACAAGGTGGCCCAGCCGCTGTTCGTGGACCACTGGCTGCCGATGCGGCCGGGCGGGCTCAGGGTCGAGCGCAAGGGCTAG
- a CDS encoding XdhC family protein encodes MRGFGEIAAALRTLPEPSALATLVRTKGSSYRKPGARMVFRPGGLQEGGISAGCMETDVKERVAAVLEGRRPLLVTFDLGSEIDLIWGTGMGCAGRADVLLERVEPGAVPPWLEHCERLFLNRKSGLVATVFGARGEVPAAPGDRFVFEDGLALQPVPPALEAALLRPAGAEARTVRLEGGEVDLLLEPIAPPVALWVFGAGEHAMPLFRLAKELGWFLGLADHRPGLATAARFPEADRIAVGHPPESLEGIPFDARTAALVVSHVYEADKAALAALLKAPLGYLGLQGNRKRSERLIRELQEENGPLPAPARALLHYPAGLDIGAESPELIALSMLSEVQAALSGRPGLSLRDRQGPIH; translated from the coding sequence ATGCGGGGGTTCGGGGAGATCGCCGCCGCGCTGCGAACCCTTCCGGAGCCCTCCGCCCTGGCCACCCTGGTGCGCACCAAGGGCAGCTCGTACCGAAAGCCCGGGGCCCGGATGGTCTTCCGCCCCGGGGGCCTCCAGGAAGGCGGCATCAGCGCCGGCTGCATGGAGACCGACGTGAAGGAGCGGGTGGCGGCGGTGCTGGAAGGCCGCCGCCCCCTGCTCGTCACTTTCGACCTGGGCAGCGAGATCGACCTGATCTGGGGCACCGGCATGGGCTGCGCGGGCCGGGCCGACGTGCTCCTGGAGCGGGTGGAGCCCGGGGCCGTGCCGCCCTGGCTGGAGCACTGCGAGCGGTTGTTCCTAAACCGGAAGTCCGGCCTTGTGGCCACGGTCTTCGGGGCCCGGGGCGAGGTCCCCGCCGCGCCCGGGGACCGGTTCGTCTTCGAGGACGGCCTTGCCCTCCAGCCGGTCCCCCCCGCCCTGGAGGCGGCCCTGCTCCGGCCCGCCGGCGCCGAGGCCCGCACCGTCCGGCTGGAAGGCGGCGAGGTGGACCTCCTCCTGGAACCCATCGCCCCCCCCGTGGCCCTGTGGGTCTTCGGCGCCGGGGAGCACGCCATGCCGCTGTTCCGCCTTGCGAAGGAACTGGGCTGGTTCCTGGGCCTGGCTGACCACCGCCCGGGCCTGGCCACCGCGGCCCGCTTCCCCGAAGCCGACCGCATCGCCGTGGGACACCCGCCGGAGTCCCTGGAAGGCATCCCCTTCGACGCCCGCACCGCGGCCCTCGTGGTGAGCCATGTGTACGAGGCCGACAAGGCCGCGCTGGCCGCGCTCCTGAAGGCCCCCCTGGGCTACCTGGGCCTCCAGGGCAACCGAAAGCGCAGCGAGAGGCTCATCCGGGAACTTCAGGAGGAGAACGGCCCCCTGCCTGCGCCGGCCCGGGCCCTCCTCCACTACCCCGCAGGCCTGGACATCGGTGCGGAATCCCCCGAACTCATCGCCCTGTCCATGCTCAGCGAAGTGCAGGCAGCCCTGTCAGGCAGGCCAGGCCTGTCCCTCCGCGACCGGCAGGGGCCGATCCACTAG